Within Limanda limanda chromosome 17, fLimLim1.1, whole genome shotgun sequence, the genomic segment TCGTTCACGCAGGAGAGTCCTCGAGCTCCAGAGACACAgcaacagacacaacaacagacaggaagagagaagtTAGATGCATGACAATGTAGATGGACTCACAACAATAGGTTTTCCAATAAGTTAATATTCAAACAGGCTGTAAAAACCTTCTTACTTGGTGACTCTTTGTGGGAGTGGGCTGCGCCGGCTGAAAGCAGGACTAGGAGGGGCCAcagcatctccatgacaacaatATGACTGTAAACAGAGATCATCAAACTTTTATGCACATCACAAACAATCGCTAACACATTAAACTATATTAAGAGACAAATGCTGAAAAAATGGAAGTGGACCTTATAAAGAAGAAATGTGATAAAACTGTTCTGAGGAACtggattattgttatttaaactTTTCTCTGACTCAAAGTGACAGTTGTGAGAGCTCGGGCAGGCTGATAACTACCTCGCCTGTTTCTGCATCTATTCTGAAAGTCGTTTTATTGAAACTGAATAAGCAACCGTCATCTGCATAGAGTCGTAGTTTTGTTCAGCGAAAACAGTACTAGATCCACACTGAGCAAAATACTCATTTTAAGATGACAGTAGTGAAACTCGGCGGTACAACACGGGCACCTGTGCCGGTGCTCTATTAAATGTGAGTCACAGTAACAGCTTCCTGTCAGCCATACTGGTAATATGTGATGTATTCTACTGTGGCTGATTATAAACTGTCTGCTAATGAAACCGTGAAGAATAGAAGCAGAACGGACATTTACAATCCTCACGTAGACACATGAGCCAAAGAAGAGAAACTATCATCTTCATATTTTGTCTCCAGTTTGAGTCATCAATCATCGCTGGGCGTTTTTTCTACCAACTTCTGAACTGAGTGGGACTTTGCGAAAGTTGCATCAGTACAAATGATGATTcatgattttaaaataattccACAAGCCGATCGGGAAATCGACATATTACACCTGCAACGGCTAAAAGGTGTAAAAACATACAAGTTATACGTGCATTCAACTTTCAAATACATGAAAATATAGACTGGTATTCACATCATtctttaaattttattttataagaaGAGAAGGTGAAACACTACCTCATTGGTCTTGGTCAGTAGAGGCAGCAGGGCGTCCCAGAGAGGGAAAACATTGTCCTCGTCTCCGCTTGACCGATGACTTGGGGGATTTTCTATTCTTCTGTTTTTGTAtctcccccttttctttctttctgtctgtctgtcccctcTTCTTCTAGTGGCAcatctctacctctctctctctctctgacactgaCACTTATCCCTCCGTCTCCTCATTCTCGCTTTGCTCTCTTCTTATAAGTGCCCAGCgacatttttttcacttttaaccACAGCGGTGTGTCTGGGGCTTACAGGAAGCTCTGTATCGAAGCTGTGTGTTGAAGCTGAGAGAGCgcgagagctagagagagagagagagagagagagagagagagagagagagagagagagagagagagagagagagagagaggggggggggggcaaggtgtgtgtgcacctgaACTTTATCTAAATCTTTCATCACAATGGACAAAATTACTCACAGTCATCTTATATGTTAGTCATTAATAAAACTCCACTGATGAGGCTTCAGGAATAATCTGCACCTTTTAAAATGGAATGAGCTGAAACGTGATTTGATTCcctgttttaaactgtttgttttttctggatCCTTGGAAGTGTTTTGACTCCTTGTTGTGTCGTATGTATTTGCAGATTGTACCGCAGAGCCCAAACATTCTGCACCATGCAGCAGCTCGACCTGGACCCCATCATGGCTTTAAACGTAATAATTGTACTGAAAACAAGAAATACAAAGCAGAAACACCACATCCTGTTTCAATCAGAATGTAAAGTGGGTTGTATAAAGAAGAAACCTGCACCTTGTCCTGTGAAGGGAAGTTTATGCCAATAAAACTCAGCTGAAACTGAAGAATCAGAGGATATAAGAGGCAAAAGAtggcagacttacaaccatggGGGTtatttaagatgaaacacacgTAAGACAAAAGTTGTACGGCACAAAACCACTCCTGTTACAGCCGCAACCACTGCGAACACACGTAAAGTCTTCTATAGAGGAAAGAGGGTCGGGAGTTAAAGCAGCAGTCGTGTTTTCACTCAAAGGTCAATCAGAAACTGTTCTAGCCACAGAGTTCCTCTAATTGTCAGTTTGCTTGTTGTGTCCATCACTGTTCATCAATAAAGCTCATGTTTACGACAAGGAGATACAGAGGAAGGGGACAGTAGAAGGGAGTAATTTAAGATGAAggttatttatatttctttgtgcAATAGGGAGGATAGTCTCTTTTGGCAGCCATGACACAGACATTACAATCTTATGGGGCAATTGCGACGGTCgatgaaaagtcaaataaaaatattttcccGGTGAAAAAAAGTCTGTTTAATTGACATTTCATGCAGTTTAATCTCCCATTAGATTACATTGGAGCCAATGCAACCCCGTGTTTAAGAACATATGGCCCAGATTGAAACATTTTGGAATTCCCCTTTAAAGTATGGTGGAAAACACAACTTAGGTTTGCTCCTATTTATCATCTTACTCAGTGATAACTCAGTAACTCCTGGTTCAACGATATCGTGCTCGGTAAAGTTGAGAAATTATGGGGCTGAGGGCCAAATAATAAAGgtgaacacaaaacacagagtcCAAAAGACTTTACTCTTACTCATCAAGCTCTCCACATATGATGTGTCCTTATAGACTCATGCATTCGGTCTGGAAATCTTGAAACGAAACTGAAATGCCAGAGAAAGTCTGTATGGAAAAAAAGAGCCATGTTGCAGATGATGCATAAGggggagagtgggggggtgaggtgCTTATGCTCTAGTACCTAAAGGTGTTTATCTCGGTCTCAAAGTTCAAGTAAAGGCTATTGTGCAACAGTAAACCACATTGCATTCACGCATACAACAACCGGTTGCAACACAATATACATATGTGAACTCAGCTGTCAGCGTGCCTGCATGGTTTGGGTGCCTGGGTAGGTTCAGGCCTGCAGTAAGGCCAGAGCACCCCCCCGCCACCCCCATAGTTCCTGCAGCGAGCGAGGCGTCAGCATCAGCCagcggcggagagagagagagagagacaagcgcagcgggggggtgggtgtgtgtgcagaggttgtacaggaggaagaagaccGTGCAGCGCttgttcaaaggtcaaagtccgCCATGTCTGAGGCAGGAGGACGAGCACAGAGATGTTTACAAGAAGAGTCTCCATCAGCAGAccacagagagggggggtggggggctcaGTGGTGTAGAggtgagaaaaataataaaaaaatgaggACAAAGGATTCTCACCTTTTACAACCTGAAGCTCaataacaaaaatgaaatgttcatTCAAATCtgaagttttattcttttaaaaagaaTCAAGAGAAGGTGAAACTACAGCAGCTGCTCACAGTTCACCGACTCAACGGAGAAACTGACCTGACCACATCAACACATATAAATGTTAGATGTATAAATacatgagaaaataaataggTATAGATGAAAAACTCTAtcactgatttttttttgtccacTGCATCTTTTAACTCCATCATTTACATGTATTGtgcttttaattaatttgatccactctattttgtattttttttcttaataacTTGTTTGTATACAAGTTCTTTTAAAATAGAATTTTATATCAATCCAGGACATATCTATTTCATTTGAGATTACTTTTAAGTGCATTGTACTTTCTTTTAAATTCCACCTGCCGTTATATCTCCTTGTTGCCATATTCTCTTCTTTTTATCTTTACTTTATTTAGCACAGTTGTTTATTCACTTATCTTGTCTGATTTAAATTTATACTCTTTTTTCCAACCTTGAAAAGTTTGAAAACCTCTATATGAATACAGtgcattatacattttttattgccAAGATTTGGAAAATTGCACTTTACACAAGTACAGTTGAACTTGCAAGACCGTAGCTTAGCCATAAATTGTAAAGTATTGAGAGATGCCTGAAAACAAGTAAAAGAGGGTTGTACAGTGTAACATAACGCATTAACAATATAACATCGTGGCGCGAATCCTTCAAACTTCTGATACTTATCATCGATGCTACAGACTCTTCATGTAGGTCTGACctgagaggagaagcagcagcttgtgACAAAAAGCAAGTTTCAGTGGTTTGTGTTGAAACCACCTCCATTCTGCtacacatcacacacagccTCAAATAACTCTTCAGCTGCCGTCAGCTTCCACGGTGCAGCGCCTGTACTTCTAGTTCCAGAAGGGACTGTGTGATTTATGTTTACACTCATTACTATTTCCTTCTCAGCTCGGAAAAACAACATCTCTCAGagtttattaaaaataacattacaaagttatttttcatatttgtctatttatatccatgcacacacacacacaccataatgCCACTGACCCTCTGTAGCAGCTAAATTATTATAGCAAATAGTCTGTAGTTATAATCATCCTTTATGGCTAAGCAGCAGCTAAACAACATGTACGGTAGCGGGtcacactttgtttttttgcatttccaGAGTAACTGAAGGTGTGAATCATCAGGGTGTAGTGTGTGTTGTGGTCTCGGGGTAGGAAGTAGGACCTCATTTTGCGGTGCCCCTTTTTTCCATTTCCGTCAGTATCTTGCTGAGCTTCTGGTTCatgatgtttctctctgtccacTGGACTGCAGATGAGCCACCGCAACGCACAGTAGAAAAACacgtctttaaaaaaacaacaacaacatcataACAAACGCAGCTGGATTAAATAGATTAAAGAGACACTCACCAATTTCATCTGTCCTGTGTCCGTACCAGAGACGGGGGTCGGGGGGCCAGGCAGTCACAGGGGGGCTGATGTAGGAGTCCTGGCTGAGGGATTTCCATTTGACAGGAGCACCTAGAGGAGGAGGGTTCAGCAGGTTGATGGAAAGATGGGATAAGAGACTAATGAGACACTGAGGCTGAGTTGAGGCTCAGTAATATTCTAATATCTGCATTTTAACATCCTCATATTGAATAAGTTCACATCCAGATGTTTAAGCATGTATAGGTTtccaaaatatttcaaaaaatagaaataaagaggCAAGTATATACATTTTGACCTCCTCCGTCTACAGTTAATAACcataattaagaaaaaaataatataatacacTTGTCCAACAGCTGATCAGTTCAGATCAGAgccacattacattacatttcattaagcttacaataagtgcattcaaccccgagggtacaaacccagaacaacaagaatcgtGAATCGAAGAATTGTGCTTTCAAAGAAGAAAGcacaatttcttaaaaaataaagcaaaactacaaagtgccatCTCAGTAGTACTAAATTGTGAGTTTCAAATTTTGTTCAAGGCTTATTCAAGCCAGGACAGGAGACGGGACTGTGCATCGTCTGAGTCGCTTTGTGTCGAGTCCACGTCCCTGACCTGAGGACTCGAGACACAATAAGGATTGGAGGACTGCAGACGAGGACTAtgtctttatattttcattatttggcTATTGACCATTATAGTAGTAATGTCCCATTGCGTCACAGAAACACCTTTTATAAGATCGAGGCTAACATGTTAATAGGCTGTAATAttgtttataaaaacatgtttccaggcagagcagcagaagaTTAGGAAGCAGGGAGTCAACAGAGGCTGGACACTGATGCACAGACCTGGAAATACGTTGGAGCGGAGACAGCGGCCCATGCTGTGATAGCTGTGAAGCCTGgaggaggcagatccaggatcagcATAGTGAGGCAGTGACAGAGGTGGCACCGGGGGCGTTTTTTACTGCCCTCacctgcagcacagaggagTTCAGAGGAAATCATAAATAACAAAAGAACTGTTATGATCCAAcctaaaacacaaagagagaaaaaaaactattttctcaCCTGAGCCTTCaccacttgtttgtgtttttgaccCACTGAGGTCATAGCGAGAGAAACCACAGGGGGTGCAAAGCTTAACAAAAGGTGTTAGATTTCTTAAGAATGTCGTGCAAGACACCCGAGAGCAAGGCGTCGGGTTtcggacagagagaagagagagagagagaaaaaagaagaaaaattgagaaaggggggaaacgaagtaaaaaaaatgttgacatttgaaaatacttgTGCAATATCTTGGTCacagaaaaaacatgttattcAGTGGCATCTCAATGTCAAGGAAACATTTAAAGAGCAGCGGAGACTGAAATCTTAGTTTCATCTGTTTTGATCAGAGACTTTGGAATtcactgagaaacacacacacatatttataaatGCTCTCCACTTAAGATctgctttaaataaaaaggattaATACTATGAGGATAAAACAAAACTccaatataataattattaaacTTAATTTACATTACACATCTAAAACATGTGACTgacataaaaaaagagaatgcATGCAGTGCAAATAGAAATTTAAACAAATTAGTGCAGgagaccaaataaaaaaaactatttttaaaaagctgtcTATAAAGATGTAGTTTTGCTAATGGACAGAGGGAGGCTGTTCGGCTGTGGAGCCCGAACAGTGATGTTCTACCTCCCTCTGGCTCTAGTGTTGCTCTGGTTACCGAGAGTAGCAGCAGCCGCCGGTTAGAAGAACTGAAGTGTAGAGAGAGTGAACAAACCGAGGTGAGGTCAGAGGGATTTATGAATTGTGTATCGTccatggaaaaagaaaaagatagtAATGACTTGACCCTCTGGTAAAATGCTAATTGAAAACAGTAAAGGGCCAATGAGTGTAACACTTTACCACCACCTATTTTACTTACTTTCCACCCACACAActttattcagaaaaaaaaatacacaacattgttttgttcttttattcaACTTTATTTCACAATTTGATgccatttattgtgtttttgttctaataccacacacaaatgtcaactggctaaaacaatataaaacataacttccacaatttgtcattatttatattatgtacATGCACTCATATATtcagaggcaaaaaaaaaaagaaaagaaaaaacaatctcAGGCCTTCGCTTACTCCCAAGTGCACTTtcttttgcttttcatttcagagGCCGTTCCGATGACGATCCTTTGGCCACACTGACTTGTAGATGGACTCGTTTCTGGATTTTATGATGTTGACATTAATTTTCTACGCTTTGCAGGATAAAAGAAAACTAGGGAAAACTAGGGAAGCTATTCTAATTAATTTTTACTGGCGGTCAGAGTGACCTCGGGCTCATCGCTGTAACTGACAAACAGTTTCACCCCCTGTTGGATTCACAAAATGAATCTTAAGCCTAAGTTTCTCTTAGTTTCACTGCAATAACATGACGACTGAAGCTCATAGGAGCAAGACAAGCCCTGACCCCCCCATAGAGCCAGGTTATCATATGCCGTTCGTCCTTCGAGCGCCACTTCCTACCCACGTAACTGCTACTGCTTTGTTTGAAATCAACGTTGAACAACTTTAATGGAAAGTCTGATGTGATCGGATGAGAGGAGGGATGTCGAGCACTTAATAAATGCCATATTCATGAAACACAACCTGCTAAATTCCCAGGGGTTTTATTAACAACTGAAAAGTTAAAGAAACACTCTTTCTCAGCCAGAACTGACTCCACATTACACCGAGAAGGCTTTTTGAAATGAAATCGTACTTCTACAGCACGGCCCCATGACTGACGTCCTAATGGAGGCAAGAGAGAGAGCTCTGAAGTTCTCAGGACAAAACTGGGGGATGATGTGAATTATacaaaaaagtaaacaaatagTAAAGTTCACGTTGACAGCAGAGATCTAGAGTTCAGGATCATCAGCTATGGATTAAAACGCATAAATATTTCTGCGAGATGGGTAAAAGTATGATCTATTGTTGTTTAAAAGAGagaacaaaagaacaaaagagagaaTGAACGAAAGAAAGCTGTCTTCTGTGTAATAgtataataatatgataatacTCAAAGCTGGATTCTTATTGGAGTGGTCCTTCAGGTGTCGCTTgcctcctgtttgtttgtgaccatCAGCTCAGGCAGCTCTGGCAGGATGGAGGCCAGCCCCCCACTCTATGTGGGGGCAAACTTCTTGGCCTGTGCCCGTACCCGCTTCTCATAGTCCATCCTGTTCTGACTGAAACATAGagagaaagacattttaaacCCTGCTAACATTAATTTTAAAGGATTTAACTCGAGAGCTGCTttcatagatgcactgtattgTCCCCAAATTTTCTGGAGGAACAGTTTGTGACTGCACAAAAATTTATCTGCACATTTTCCTGCCAACCCTCTTGGAAAATATGGGCTCATCAGAagtaaaatgtccaaaaaaaaaaaatcaccatgagcgagtgggtgtgttgactCAATCATGACGGACATGAAACCGAGAAAAGGCTGCAGATGTGGAAATGGCATTAAAAGAGCTGAGGGTTCAAAAACGGGTTacacttgtttttattctgctaaaaaaaaaaaaaaaacaggtttctACTCCAGATACACTCACCAGTAGATCGTGTAGGCTTCTGCTTGTGCTGGGTCTTGAATGTTCGGCTCATTCAGCAGCTCCTGGATCCCCAACAGGATCTGAACACACAGGCAACAGTTCTCCAGTCACAGGCCAGTAGGTGTGGTACGGTTTTTCCAGTATTAACTTCAGCTACATTCATTTACTGGGCAATAACAAACAGGTAGCAGGTAAATATGAAAGCATGGTTGTGTGAGGAAAAACCTGTTTGATGGTGATGGCTGGCCTCCAGTCTTTGTCCTCCTCCAGGATGGACAGACACACGGTGCCGGAGGGGTAAACATTCGGGTGGAATATTGGTGGCTCAAACTTGCCTGAGAGAAAAAACAGTCAGGAAAAAACAGGGGTCTTGGTCAAGATCAGGGTCAAACTTACAGAGTAGAAGGATGTCTGAAGTGTCATCTCCTGAAGGTTTTTAAACACTATCTCTAAAACACAAGAGATAAAACCATCCTCACGTCTGTTTGCCGACATCACTGATCAAATACTCCTTTTGTTGAATATCAATAACTTCCATTACATAATGGAATAGTTGCACTGTAAACTCTACTCTATTTCATTTGATTATGCAACATTCAATATTTGTATTCAGCCAATATACATAAAGTTTAGCTTCCCACATGCGGTGCAGACATCTGTATGGAAACACCTGCtctccaaaataaaatgaaaccgTGTGCCACGTGCACACTCATACCTCATACTCACATTTGGGTGGTGAGGACGGGTAGTCATCTTTGAAGAGCATTCGCAGTTTGTAGAGTCCTCCCTCCCACAGGGTCTGATGACAGAACGAGGACATGTTGAGATATTAAACAACTGCAAAGAGACTGAGACGCACTTTGTTGTGAACgtggctccagaggaggagcACAGACAACATTCAGGCTGAAAACACGATGGAATTGTCTCTgtttcgagttgaatttgaatatcTGGGCTTAGGGGAACtgggatgacaccacaggagcagtttcTGTTGTTGCGTAACcttttacttcaattgtatttagatttggctgcaacaaagtttacgcctgaaactccagaagtgttttgtggactcaaacctttcacccaccacctccatcgGCATCATGTTGAGTAGATAAGataattttaaaactacaaccATAAGGAGAAATAACCAACTCTTAAAACTAAAAGAAagaataatgtgacatttaatgtTTGAATTATCGATTTAAAACTTGATCTGGACATCAGGATAACACCTACTCCTTTCTTCCCAGGAATGGCACACTCCCAGTTCATCAGATTCATGGTCCCGTCCGGGTTCTTAGTGGGAACAGCAACGAAACCCTGCGGACACAGGAACAATGAGTGGGTCTGAATGGTAATGGGAAGTGAGCACGTGTGCACTGGGACCTCTACTTACAAACGGGTGGTCTTTCCTCCAGGCTTTACGCTCCTGGGACAGTCGACTGAGAGCAATGCCAGACATCGCTGCTCATCCACGCCTCCCTGTGGGAAAACCAGCCCCCCCAA encodes:
- the LOC133022783 gene encoding SUMO-conjugating enzyme UBC9-like gives rise to the protein MSGIALSRLSQERKAWRKDHPFGFVAVPTKNPDGTMNLMNWECAIPGKKGTLWEGGLYKLRMLFKDDYPSSPPKCKFEPPIFHPNVYPSGTVCLSILEEDKDWRPAITIKQILLGIQELLNEPNIQDPAQAEAYTIYCQNRMDYEKRVRAQAKKFAPT